GTTTAGGCCACTGCTGAGGTTATGGTTCAGTCTTCAGGCGGGGAAGTGGTGGCCATTTTTTTGGAAGTTTAAGCCATTGCTGAGGTTATGGTTCTCACTGCTGTGGTGAAAGCAAAGGCTtgaagaaattaggaaaaccATGAATTGGGGTGTTATTAGGGTTTTAAAAGGGGGAAACACAAGTGGGGAGGGGAAATGACTGTTCTACCCTCGTGTGCTAAGCATGTGACATAACTTAATAGAAACTTCTAActaggttagtgctaaaggacataacgtgtaggattttgaaacattaagtacaaaacttgtcaaatttaaaggtaaaggaaaccgcctgcaatttggtacaaacataaaggacaaaacatgtaATTTACTCGTTATTTTAAATTACCTGATTATtctttgggtaaattacacttttcgtcctttatgtttgtatcggattgcaatcgatgacctttaactttaataattacagtcacagtcctttatttctCATTACACTCTAAGTCCTTTAGCAGTAACCTGGTTAATTTTAAAAGTTAAGTTATGTCACGTGCACCTCATATGAGGGCATTTATGTCCTTTTACCCACTTGATTCATCTCCCTTATAAACCATCTTTTTACCCTATCTTTTTGAAAACACACTCTCTAACATAGAGCACCACCATATCTTTGGCTACCACCGTCGCCTGTAACCACCGGGCGTCAGAATAACCAACAAATCCGGCACCATCTacatctcctctctctctctctctctctctctctctctctctctctcgctggCCAACAAATTTGTAAAAAAATGATGGTGTTCCAACCAATAAACTCTAGATCCGGACCGTCATCTCAAATAACCACCATCATACCCATCGGCTTTCAGATCTATATTGTTTTTTCGAAGCTTTCAGATGTGTTGTTGAGTGGACTTCAAAGCTTTCAGATTTGTATTCTTCTCCGGTCATATCAGAACGGTggcgatgcaacaagatggtgACGGTGACCAGGTCGTATTTGAACGACGGCGGTGGAGCTTTGTTAGCAACTATAAAGATTTAGAAGAAAGATTTTAGGTTGTGTCTGGATTGGGGGTTGTACAAATAAGGAGCATCTGATTGCTTTGTAATTTGGGTCAAATTGTTGTCTTCAAATTATATTCATGTGTACAGATCTTATCTCTTAGTCGAATGTAGGGTAAAATTGttgtatttttgtttttaaacttTAATTTGGGTAACCGTAGATGAAAGGGTAATTGTGGATTCAATGAAAGTGTATGTTGTTGAAAAGGGAGTGTGGTTTTTAGTTAATTTTTGGTTATTTGTAAGGAGTGTTGATAAGAAtgagttttatatatttttttttctatagATTGTGATGGGCAATATCTTGCAAGACATTGTAGGTGGGAGGTGTACGTGGTGGTGGCAGAGGTGGACATGGTGGTGatgtggtggtggcaggtggagAAGAAGAACATAAGAACAAACGGGTTTTAAATAAAAGAATAGagatgttttgttttatttataaatttattgTTAAATAAAATGGTAAAATGACTGAAACACCCTTATGTGCCTTTGCACATGTCATacttaactaaaaattttaaCTGAGTTAGTGCTACAGGACCTAAGGTGTAatgggttttacaaataaaggattatgactgtaattattgaagttaaaggtcatccattgcaatcagatacaaacataaaggacgaaaagtgtaatatACCCTTATTCTTTTCACACAAATGGGTCAAAACATAATTAGCCTCAATAGGACTATTGGCTGGTTTAAAACCAATCATACCAAATTCAGCAAGCAAATCAAGATGTACTTCCTTTGGGACAAACGTAACCAACTTTGACTTTCCAAAAGTTCAATACTACGAAAATATTGCAACTTTCCTAAAtattttatcaaaaattttgaCTTAAGGTAAGTTTTTATTTTACAATTTCAGCATTACAACTACCACTGATAataatatcatccacatacacAAGACGAAGTATAAACACGTAATCTTTTGTTTAACAAAAATGGAATGATCACACCTACTTTTGTTCAAACATAATTCTAAGAACACATTAACATGTTTCTATTCCACATTCTAGAAGCTTGTTTAAGAACATAAAGAGATTTTTTTAACCTACAAACCTTAGATCCCTAATCAAAACTATAACCATCAAGTAAGATCATGTAAACTTCTTCATTCAGATTgccatacaaaaaaaaaaacattgttaaTATCAAGTTGATACAAATCCCAATCATTATGCATAGTAAGAGATAAAACACACCCCATAGTAACCACTTCCACAACAGGTTAAAAGGTAAGAAAAATCAATACCTTTTTTTTACTAAATCCTTTAGCTACAAGTCTAGCCTTGTACCTTTCTATCTCTCCTGTGGACTTAGAGCATTCACGTCCAACCCCCCAAATTATGCGAGGGtgtttttattttatgaaaagtggttgtgagttagagagagaaaatattaTTGTTCATCTATAAATTTGAGGGGATATTGTTCAtcctttataattttttaatataatttgaAAGTGGTAGTGTGtggaagagagagagaaaatgtgatgataaaaatattaaaaagtattatttaattgaaaataagATAGAAAAGATAGTGATTTTTAGTATAATATAGggtaaaaatagggagttggatgtgaatgctcttatatgtaattttatagaTCCACTTACATCATATAGCAGGCAAATTATTATCAGTTTTAGTTTCATAATATGCATAGAAGCAAAGATTATTAAGAGACAGTTAGCATAATTTAAGACCTTTTCAAGCCCATACTTGACTTTACCTTCAACCACAAAATCGTCAAGTGTAGTAGGAAACTTAACTTTCCTAGTAGACCTCCTTGGAACCGTGCTAGGCTGGTCATGACCAACTCCctcaaaattattattattctcTTCAACTCCTATGTCATCCTCAGCCCTACAAGAATTAGAGTCTGGAATACTAGGTTGCTGCAATACATCCCCACCTAGAGTATAACTAGACTCATCATTTGACTGCTGAGACCAATGACTGGAGAATTGAGACTCATTACTTATGTTATCATCATTGGGAGTAGAGACAAACTTAGAATTTTGGGTACTAGTttgattaaacaaaataaaaaataggGTAGTAACACCGGGAACAGAGTCTAGATCAGGCAATGTTAGATTTTCTTTAACTGGAAAaacattttcataaaacctaACATCTCTAGAAAAGAACATCATCCTTTGATCAAGACTCCAAAGTTTATACCCTTTCTCTTCATTTGAATAACCAACTAGAACACATTCTTCAGCATGACTTTTAAATTTATCATAATTGTTCAAAACTGTACTGAAACATAGACACCCACTAACTCTAAACTCActcaaaacaagttcaaaaccaTGCACAAGTTCATAAGAAGACTTACCTTTTTAAGACAGAAAAGGGAGTCTTGTTAATTAAGTAGGTAGCACTTagaatacattcaaactagaatcTAAGAGGAAATCTCCCTTGAAAAATTAACGCCCTAGCCACATTTAAAATATGCTTATGctttctctcaacaaccccatttgGTTGTGGTGTATGAACACGAGACTTTGATGAACTATGACATTAATAACAAAAATCACTCATTTACTTATTTATGAATTcagttccattatcacttctgaaaGTTGTAACAGTTTTATTAAACTGAATTTTAAGCAAATTAAAGAATCCTTTAATGTTATAAAAAACTTCATCTTCATACTTCATGAGGTACACCCACACAATTCTAGTGTAATCATCAACATCGGTAAGAAAATATATGAACCCATCCGTGCTTTGAACCCTATAGGAACCCCACACATCAAGATGAATTAATTCATCCAAAGATGTAGACTTATGATCACTTAATGGAAATGGTTTTGTATGTTgtttagccctatgacaagttTCACAAGGAGACAAATTGTTACTAGTTTTAAAATTCAATGTATCTTTTAGCACATACAAAAAATATTTAGAAGGATGTCCTAGTCTAGCATGCCACATATTAACATCACAACTAGCGTAACACACCATGTCAGAAACACAAAAACTACCACAGGAATAGAGACTATCAAGTTGATTACCAATCACCAGAACATTCTTTGTTTAAAAATTCTGAATATAACATTTGCTTTCATCAAAGCATACGGTTTCTAAGTTTTTTTCTCTTATAATTAAGTCCCTAGTTTTTTTTTCTCTTATAATTAAGTCCCTTTGGAAATTTTgtgaaaaaaatgtgtttttcacTAAATTTTTGACacaaataattatttatatttgagataagaaataatggattttaataatcctaactattagTCGTTGGCCGATAActgtcccaacttcaaaaataaccagtggtggtGTCACCTTTTCATATATTGTAAACTAATGGACCTTTACTAAAAACGATAAGgggacaaaaagaaattaagtttttttttttagtaaagGTCTGTTattttacaatatgtgaaaatgTGGGACCACCACtgattattttttaagttgggaccATTGCCGGCCAACGGCTAATACTTTgcattattaaaatccattattccttgatattattataattattatttaaagtgTTTGTTTTCTATTATGTGAGAAGATCACAACAAACCAAGTCGTTTCCAAAATGGAGTCAATATGAACCAAATATTGAAGCTCTAAATTGTGTGGTTGGAACACTAAAATTGTAAACTATCGAAATTAAGGTTGTCCCACATAGGTCGAATGATAAAGTTTGAGTTGGTttacaagtaaaaaaaattatataggaATGTATTCCTATATAAAAAGGCACACCCAGTGTAAAACAGGAAGATGTGAGGCACCCGACGCTCCTGGGACGAAGGCAATTAGCGTAATATGGCGTTTTGATGGCGCACTATGCACGAGTCTGTGGTGCAGGTTGAATGATTGATGTGGTTaacagaaaagaaaagaaaaaaaagaaaaaaaaaaaccctttaagttttacaaacaaagaattcATCTGAATGGCCCATAATTTGTTTtaagactgtggggtatggtggggcttgggttggggcatcgGTTGACACGTgtaatttcaaaattcaagtttcaaacccACTTTGAAGGGGGTATGGTGGGCGTGGCTTGGCTAgcgtggccaagccacatcagctttttttataatatatatatatatatatatatatatatatatatatataaccaaaaactacataaacatacaaaataattattaaaataaacatacaaaataattatcaaaataaacatgcaaaataattatcaaaataaaaaactatcattcttcgtcgtcttcgttGGTTTCGAACCCGggaatcgttgaaacatgttccaccaaatcagatcgaaggttgtgatATATATCCCTTGAAACATGTTCCACCAaatctgatccttgtcccatagtcgacaaggcattcccaatattcgccaccttttcttcaaaacaccgaatgctcgctcgacgtctttacgtgcagccatctggaccttttgccacgtattaaatcctaattgcccggttacatcgggtttttgttggaaataaacatacttctcctcaagatctctagatatccttaaaaataagtttctactcatacgaaaacgacgcctaaacattttttcatcatacttaggttccgctgagaagtaatcgcttaccaacaaatcattagcggtgtgccgttcacgagcgatgtaccttctcctccgtttaggttgttgagtctcttcctcatcgtcttcgtcttccacgatagctttcaccaccgccgcgatcgtttgtagaaatatttccgcaccatcgtcagatgatgatgacgattcactataacttgaagaactcatggcaagattgtgttttatgtgtttgatattgtgtgagaaaaatgttaaatattgtaaggtatttataaaggaaaaaaaaattaaaagtagcCCCCAACGGCTAGTTTGAATGAGTCATTCacagcccgccatgtcagcttgctcccctgccccacgcccggcttgaaagccaagccccaagggtcacgccccaacccaaacccACCTGAGATGATGGCTTTGGCGTTTTctcccaacccacgccccaacccaaatCCCATACCCCATGACCTTGGTTAACAGAAAGTCTCCGCCAACTCTCATCTTCCCATTCTGTACTTCCACTTTTTACTTTTCTTTCTTAATATTTTTATACTTAAGAGGTTTTAATATTTTATACTTAAAAGATATCATGGtaaattattataaataataaataataattgtGAATTGATATTTTTTACTGTAGCCATGGTGGCATAAGAgggttttttttgttttagtcttttgttttttttttttatttcaatctCTCAACATGTCATTTACATCGctctatttttataaaaaaattgtgtAAAATGTTATTTTGATCCCTTCGAATTTTACGTGCTTATTTTCATGTACGccggtcaaatataatatgttttcgtgtttatttctatcttttttatgtatattttaggTTGATCTATGTTTTGTCGAGTCGGATAAAATCAAATACGTTTCACTAGGTGGTAAAAGTTCGAGTTACTTTATGTTTCAACAATGTCGCAACGCGCGGTACCATTCTTTATaagtacgttttggtataaatccaagttggtttacgttttgacaTAATTTTTCTAGGTAATGATTCGggttaaatataatacgttttcgtacTTATTTTTATGTCTGTTTTCAGTTCGTCTATGTTTTGGCGTAAGTTTTATTCGAAAACGGATCATGTCAAATATTTAACAGTATAAACTCGAGTTGCTTTAATTTTTCAACGTTGCCGCAACTCGCGGCGGGTCAATGTTCTAGTTTCAAACATTTTAATGTTGTGTGAATGATATTTGTGATATACAAATCACTTACCTTATAAGGGTGGGCGGAGTGGGTTCGGTGAGTGGGGGGAGGGTAGTTTACCGAGGGGTGATGTGTTGCCGGGGTGTTATCAGTGATCGGGGAGTGGGTATAGCGGTGTATACTCACCGAGTGAAAGAGGGACAATTTTTTGACCGTTGAAATTTTTTGACCGTTTATCATTaaataaaatgattgtttatcttgaataaaaaattgttttctttatttaacccacactttttaacttattttaCACACCACTCTTTCTAAACAAAAAAATTCTACACCCACACCACATCATGGATAAACAAAACAAAGGTGAACCCAAGAAAAAGGTTCCGGTTGCCGAGGATCGGACTCAAGAAAAAAAGGTTTCGCAAACGAGACAAGGTGATTCTAGAGCACGAGTGCACCGGTTCAAACCCCATACGGATATTCACCAAACTCTCAACCTCAATTTTTTTACCCCCAACCTTCACAACCGATTTTTTATAACACCCAACCTAATTTTTCGCCACAAATATTTTCACACCCAAGCTTCACAACCGACTTCGATTTTTTATAACACCCAacctatataaaaaaaattcgcCACAAATATTTTCACACCCAAGCTTCACAACCGACTTCGACTTTTTATAACACCCAACCTATATAAAAAAAGAAATAGATTACCCATGTGTTTGACCATTgctagtgattgagtgcaaaatagaGAATGGAGTGGGGACTTGACATGGCATTACATTATTGACTAGAAAATTGTTTAAACACTCACTAGTTGATGACCACTTCCTCCACCCTAAAAAATGaccttttatatattttataaatcataagactaaattaacaaaaataaagTACATGGATTTAAGTGAAACTCAGACTTTCCAAGTTTTCCCTGATTATTTTTTGTTTAAACCAATTAAATAAAATATGGAAGGGTCGTGTTCAATTGGCAAAGTAATTGGAGTTAAGGTGTTGTTTCCCTTGAGAAACACGCCTATCTATCACTCCCTTGCTCCGATCCGAAATGGCCGAGTGTTGTCGGATGGAAAAATCGAGTGTGATCGCATGATCAACTGTCCCGCCAAAGACGGATTTGTCGTAATTTAAGtcaatcaaataaataaataaggtaCGGAATTAAATaatcaattttacaaaacttGTTAGAAATAATGGGATCAAAATCGTAAAGCACACAAGGATTTTATGATCAGCTCGATCAGGACTCTTTCTCCTTTATTAATATCGAACCAAAACAAAAATAACCAAAAAATTACATACCCTAACACATCTATTTCAACTAAACTAATTACTTTCTAAACTACGAAATCTAATACCTAATTAACCGATAAATAATATAACAAGATAAACCTATTAATTCAAACTAACAATTATCTCTAAACCACAAactaatatttattattttcttcTCTTATCGACTTATAAATCTTTATCTTTTCTTTCGGTTTATCACATGCCACAATTTTACCCGAACCATCTTCAAAAATACCATTAAAACCTAGAAACCTGAATTATATATATTGAACTATGGATTTCCCTATTTGTACATCCCCTCATAAAACGGTGAACCCGTCAAACCCAAAATTTGAACCGATAAACAATCAACTAGTTAAAATTCGGGTTGTGTTAGTCTTCGTTTATCCGTATGTCAAGTTATGTATGGTGTTCATCCGCAAGTTTTGTTTCGGATGGATGGTTTCTTTTGTTTCGGATGTTTTCATAGTTAGCTAATTGTTATCTTGCTTTGTTCTGCGTATATAATAGTGAGTTACACATGTGCTTTCATTTGAACTAGTGAGTTACACATGTGCTCTGCGACGGGCTGGCCTGACTTTTAACAAATTTGAAATGGAAACATGcaatgataaaaataacattaatAGCATAAATTTGGCCGATTGTGTATATTAAAAGTTacaatgaaaaaaaataaaatatactcaaaactatttttaataataaaaaactaaagCTTTAAAACCCTtgtaaatttaaaagaaaaacaaaaagacAATCGATATACAAGTTATTTAAAGCATAAGGCTACGATTGATGATTTAAATGAACAAAACACAATATGTAATACAAaatgaaaaaaagaaaagaaaaacaaaatgttACTATAGCAAACCCATGATATAAACTGATATATAATTGTTAGGGGTGAAATTTTTATGCTCAGGATCCTGATGTCCTTGGCATACGGCAGTATCCTGACGCGACTAAGGATTCCTGGGATTCTTGAAGACCAAGCAAGTGACCGTTGGCGCCTTCAAGCTCTTTTTCACACGTTTTCTTCAACAATCTTCACGAGCATTCCGTATTAGGCCATCCACTAGGCGTTGTAGGAAATATAAATTAGTTTGCTCTAATCGACTTAGGTACAACATTCACACTGAACACATTCACAATCACTACAAACATCAGTTCTCGATCGATCAAGGCTCACATTTGTACTTTTTAAGTTATTAATAAAGAGAAGCTGTGTAATTTCGAGCTCCTGGGGTCTTTTGTGTCAGAGATCATCTTCacggagaagaagaagaagaagaagaggaggtTTTTCCCATGTGTCATTAGTTGTGCATTGCATTCATCTTTATCTTATCACATTTTACCTTTATTCGCCTTCAAAATTGTTTTCTACACTAAGCACTTCACCTCTCTTTCTCATTTTGGTTAACCCAGGATCCTAATTACCAAACTTGttattttcacaaacacttcACCTCACTTTCTCATTTTGGTTATTAAAACCCTCTTGTTAgtttttaaccaaaacaataaTAATGAGAACCAGATATATTCACAGTTCAGATTGAAACCAAAACCGAATCGAAATAGAATCCGCCTTTAACTTTGCATTCAGTTAACCGATGAACACCCCGGCATAACTTAATACATAAAGATTGACATTCGTATTCACATAACTATCAATCCTATGTTACAACGAGGCCAAAAATCCAATAAAAGATGAACATGACTGTTGTCAAATTATATTTTTAGGCTCATCAAACCCAATACCATAAGATATAAGCCCATATCAAAAGTATTTGTTGGATAATTGGATTATGTAAGTATATCCATGTTCACGTAGGCTAAGGCCCACGTTTGTGTGATAATATTGATCTTATATGAAATTTTAACATTATGTGTTCTCTTACCATGTATCATAAATGAAATCATAGTTTTCTTATCATCCCCCATGTTCATTAAGAAAATAATTCACTTTAAAGTGAAGAGACATGTATAAGAAAATAAATTCACTTTAAAAACTAGTACAACTAATAAATCATAGTTTTCTTGTCATCCCCTCATACTTACTAAAAACTTATCAAAAATCGATATTTCTTTCACTGACCTTTCTGTATAAGTTTTTAGTAAGTATTACATAATATTTATTAGTTGTACTAGCTTTTAGCCTTTAGGAATGTTCAATAACCGTCAAAGCCATCCAAACCAAGCAAATAGACCAGTTTAGACTTTAGATATCCGGACTGTTCAGTTATCATAGTTTCGTGGTTTAACGCTTCAACGGTTAGGTCCTTTTACCTGCaatatttatatatttgtttTCCTTTTTTTGGAGTATGTAATTATATATATGTACCATAAACAAAAACTATGAAGTATGAATGAACACCACACACACATATACCCTTTCTTCCCTTCTCTTTATATAATTCAAAGAGTCACCCACATTGACATGTAAACAAAAGAAGACAATGAGTTATGCACAAGATGAGCATTTCATGTGAACAAAAACCATTTGAACAAACAAATATTCAAGAATCTTCATATGACAGTTAAGGATCGATGTGATGTACCGACGGGAAACCTTTGTCTTCCTTGTTTGAAgttttcttcctcttcttctcagAGTGTGGTTCTTTtgcttttagatcatgtgaaaaCGCCCTCAATGTATCCGCCAAATGTTTGTTCCTATGTGCTAAAACCAAATCATACAGTTCCAGTTATCTAACTACGAATGTAGAGTCCTATAATTTATAGAACGCTTTGATAGACATACCAGATAGAATGACATCATTCATATTCACAATCTTTCGATTAGCATGATGTGCAAACAGCTCAAGATCATCAGCTAACTGTTCTGCAGTTACAGGAAAAACACTCATTGTAGAAGGTCCAAGATTAATTTCTCACGGTACAACTAGGCGGTGCCTCATGTACTTCTGGGTCAAAATTAGGATATGTAAAAACAAAAATCATGAAAGCCTTATTTGATAAAGAGATTGATAAGACAAACAAATGAGAAAGACACAGCTTCTGGTTGTAGATATTTAATTTTACATAGAGCAACGCCTCACGTATATGATGTGCTCACCTGAGCTTTTGAGACCTAAATGTCTCGGAGCGTgtcgcgcttttttaaaccaaagctTCAACAAAAAGAAACTAACAAAATATTAACGATATAAAAAGCACCCACAATCACTAATCCTGCAGCTTTCCGTTTTTAAAATGACAAACTCACATAGTCGCTAAATCTTACACCTATGTCGACTGTGGGACTATAACCTGCACCACTTATGGGGCAACACCTTACCACACTCCTTGGTACCACCATGCTACAAGCCTGTTGATACCTAACTACTAAGCCCTGTGTTTACATTTTACAAACTAGCATCAATTCAAAGAGTGAAAGAATAAATCAAGTATAATTTAGTAGTAGTACTGCCATGAAATAAGTTGCAGTATAACTACATTTTGTAGCAGATTCTGGTCATCAATTAACAATCTGGATATTTATGATAGTTTCTCCATGATCAATTGTTCTGTCTTAATACTTTTGAAGTCAAATGAAAGAAATCAAGACTCTGTAAAACCCTAAGACAACTCAAATTTGCATATTTGTTATCATAATACTCCTGTTTTTTTCTAATTAAACTCCATGTTATAAAGTTATTTATCAAAAGAGAACATAGAATTCATTTCAATTGTAGACTTCAAATCACATATTATCAACATAATGATGCACTAAACTAGCAAAACCCTAAATCATGGTTTTAACTTGTAACTATCACTACACGCTAGTCAGGCGATAGAGTACTAGCGATTAATCAGAACTAATCCGGATTGGATTTTTTTACGAAATTTATCAAACTTAAACATATATACAAACATTTTCAAAGTTTTATAACCAATTTTAACAAAAATTTGACTGATGACTTTGACCGAAATTTGACTGGCTTGGACCGATCACCGTTTTAGGTCCGACTAGGTGAAATTTAATCGGTAAACTATTGAATACCGATTAATCAGCGATTAATCCCAATTTTGACAACACTGCCCTAAATTCAATAATCAACAACAATGTCAACATTCCTACAACTACATTTACCTAATTCCAACCGCTACATACAAACAAACTAACTaaattaatcaacaaaacaaaCAGATCTGGAACAATACCGGCATACTTGAAGGCCAAATCAGAGATGCAAACGATAACTGATTGAGAAATCTCCAGGTTGTTTCGTTTAGCT
This genomic stretch from Helianthus annuus cultivar XRQ/B chromosome 8, HanXRQr2.0-SUNRISE, whole genome shotgun sequence harbors:
- the LOC110886752 gene encoding protein MHF1 homolog produces the protein MDPVTTEDCFDVSDTEKEDDEEEATAHLRDRFRISTISIAESEAKRNNLEISQSVIVCISDLAFKYAEQLADDLELFAHHANRKIVNMNDVILSAHRNKHLADTLRAFSHDLKAKEPHSEKKRKKTSNKEDKGFPSVHHIDP